A region of the Vanrija pseudolonga chromosome 2, complete sequence genome:
TGTCGATGGAGGCAAGCGTTTGCTTAAGCTGAAGGATCTCCGGGGCATCAAAGGCCAAGCGCTCCGCTTCATCAAGGAGAGCCTTGATGCCTTCAGGGCTGCGATCGACGTCCTCATCATCTGCGCCCTCGCTCTGGCGGCCCTTGCGGCGTCGTCCAGTGCTCTTACGCGTTCCAATGGCGATGGCGCGGTCGACCCAGGCGGAGGCACGAGTAGAGAACTGCCGCaacgcgtcgaggtcgggcaATGGGTATGCGATGCGCTCTCCGTCGGTCACAAGCTGTCGAATGGCCTTGAGTGGCGGACGAGCAACATCAAGCAGAGAGTCCAAGCGTGCCTGCCACTGTTCAGGCTGCGAGGCTCGCGCGACAACGGCGTCCAGGATATCTTCCAGCTGATTCTCGGAGAAACGCTTTCGGAGTATCTTGGTCGACCAGTCGTGGTTGCAAAGGAGCTCCCCGTGATCCAAACATGTCACAAGCTTGGTGCAGGTGCAAGTCACCTGAGAGAGGTAGCAGAAGCCCTTGCACACGCAGCACTGGTACTGCTCCTCAGGAACGTCCTCTTCGACCAGCGACTCCTTCAGATCGGGTACTGCCTCTCGCAGCCGCGTCCGGCGAGCGTTCTCGTCCGCAACCATTCCTTTGAGCGAGTCCTGCAGCCTTTAAAGGTCAGAGAGCTTCAAATCATCCCACTCACCATAGAGCCGTCTTGATGGTGTCTGAGTACAGCGTGATGGTGATCAGCAGCTCGTTGTGCGAGAAAACGGGAGCTTTGGAATGCTGCTTGTAACAGACAACCGACTCCTTGCCCTCAGGAAGCCAGTCAGGCAAGGCAAAGTTGACCGCCTCATTGAAGTTGAGCTGCACGGATGTCAGCCAGGAACAGCCACAGCCACTCACGCCGTGGTTGAAGCCACAGTGGTACGCCTTGGGGAAGGTGATGACAAACTCGTTTGGTCGCTGGTCACAAGCGTAGACATCGACGCCCTCCTGCTTCAACCGGCCGGGGTTCATCATTGTCACCAGCTGGTAGAGCAATGCTGGTTGCTGCTCAAACAGCTCTGGTGCCTCGCCCTTcatggccgcctcgagcttgtgCGCATCGGCTCCAGGAACACCGTACCACGTCTTGGTTTCGCCCCAGAACACTGAAAAAAGTTAGTTCCCGGTCTCGAGTGCTCGACTCACTGTAGTTGACACTATACGTGTAGTGGTCCTCATTGTGCCAGCAGAAGGTCGAGAAGAGCATGCCGACGTAGATCCAAGGAACCGTCATGCCCGAAATATCAGACTTGATGTATCGCAGCAGCGAGTCCTGAACAATGGCCATGTTGTTCAGGTTCCAGGGGTCGTGAGCAAACGCGCTCGTGGGGTTGGTTTCGAGGGTTGGTGCGGCGCTACCGTGTGTAGTCGAGTGCACGTCTGCACCGTATTCCACCTCCACGGTGTCGTCCTGGCTCTCCACAAGGCGCCAGAACTCGCGTTCTACATCTGCTTCGCTGACAGAGATATTGCCGACCTGGCGCGAGAACCGTCCTGGGGTGGAGTGGTTCTGGGCAAATCTGTTGAACCAGGCTTCTGTGAAAGCCGCATCTCGGGCCTGGAAGGTCGGGAGGGAGTGGTCTTCGCCTTCATCAAAGCCGTAGTCGTCACCTGTTCCGAGCAGGCACGCTGTGCAGAACCACTCGTCGTTTGCTGGAACAGACGCTAGTGGTGGATCCAAGCAGTACGTGTGGAAACCGCGGTCGCATCCATCACAAAGAAGGATCTTGGAGGCGTGATTTCCAAGGCCGCAGATCTCGCAAACCTGCCACAGTCAGCACAGACCGCTGGTCGGACGACTCACCTCTCCCTTTTCATATTTGGTCGGGCCATCTGGCGATGAGGTGTTGGAGCCAGATCTCGAAGACTCGACATCACTCAATTCGGTGAGTTCACTCAGCTCAGTATCGCTGCTGCGACTACTGCTAGCCTTGGCCTGGCCCATGCCAGCCGGAATCGTGATTCGAATCTTGGCCGCTGGACCGAGTGCGCCGGATGCGGATGTAGACGACGGTCCAGCCTCAGCGCCCGTTGCCATGGAGTTGAGAACTGAAGGGGcggacgacagcgagccCATCCGCCCGCGGGGCGACGTGCGCGGAGAAGGGCGCATGCCATTCATGCGACCCTGCGGTGCAGTCGTCGGTGTGCCAGGGGACATCTTGCCCGAGGCAGGCGGTGCCGAGTGCTGTTTCCCATTCGCGCTAGCATGAGGGAGGGGGGTTAACGGGGAGTCTGGCGAGTTCTTCGCACGCAGAGCAAAGAGCTCAAATGGCAGGATGATGCGTGTATAGGCCGCTTTGACCTGCGGTGAAGACGTCGTATTGTACCCCAAGAGATCTGTGATTTTTGTCCAGGCCTTGAGGCGGTTGACCTCGTCGATGCCACCCAGCTTGTTGACCTCCTTGCGCAGCCTCCAGAGGTCCAAGAGCTTGCGATCAATGACGGGGATGTGCGCCTTCGAGTCTCCCTGCTGCATGTGGAACATGCTGAGCTGCTCCAGGAAGTTGATTTTTGCTCTTGACGCCGCCTCAATCGAGTTGAGCCTCTGCAATCTCGTCCTGAAGCGGAACGACTCGGTGTCGAGTTCAAAGGGCATCTGCCATCCTTCTGGGGGGACAATCTTGCAGATGCCGTACTTCTTCGCCTCTGGCGCGATGGACTCAATGTACGCCATAGGGTCTCGGAACTCGTCGGAGGTGGGCCTGTACTCGGGGCAGGTGGGGAGGTCGAAGAGACGAGGCTCGTTCGTGGGTCCGGGGTCGCTCGGGGCTGAGGTACGGACCGAGTGGATGTCGAACGGAGGGTTGACCACCTGCGGCTTCTTGAGCGGGTTGCGCGACACGGACGGgcctgctggcggcggcggtgggggcaCAAACGAGGTGGCGGCCGGAgcggacgcgacggcggtAGGAGTGCCCGCACGGTCAATCTTGTTCATTGCCTCGACTTTGGACTTGCGCTGCGAGCGCCCGCCAGCGTCGggctcctccttgacgatGGTTGTGGGCTGGGAACCGACCTCGGGGAAGGTGAGGCATGTCACAAACGTCGGCTTTCGCTTCTTGGTCTCCGACTTTAGGCGTGATGCAGACGCTGGGGTCGATGGGTTCTGGGGGTTCTCGCTCGATGCCTTGCCTGATAGTGAGCGCGTGGATCTCGCGGGCGTCTGTGGTTGGGGTGGCTGCTGCTTTGTGGGTGAGCGGCGACTACTGGTCCTCCGGCTGTCTGTCGACAAGGGCGGTGACGGGCCCTTTGGAACCGGGGTTGAAGCGCCTgttgcggctgctgcgggtactgcgtcgtcgatggcCATGTTGGCTCGACTTGGGGGCTTAGGGTGTGGAGGCCTATGCAAGTGCTTGTGATTTCGGGTCGGGTGTAGGCAATGTGGTTAAAAGTGGGGAGAGAGTGCTGCTGCAGTTGGTTGATGAACAATGCAGTCGTGAGCCACTTTGCGAAATGGGCGAAGGCCGAGGGAGGGCAGGCGGGCAGTGCAAAGTAGGAGTTTAACGAGTGTCGATGGGATCCTTGTCTCTTTTGCTGCTTCCTGTGCTGCAAGGCCGACAAGTTGTGGAATAGGTGGTGGATTGTATGCGGTGGTagttgtggttgtggtgcaTGAGGTGGCCGTTGCGCTGTGCATCCGTCGAGATTGTAATTGCCCGGAGTCGTCGCAGTGTGCCCCGCCTGCTGCCTGTGTCCTTCCCTCCTGGCTGTGtctctctcactcactccctccccccgccaAGTTCAAtgttcgccgccgccgccgctcgcgtcgaCTCCCTCCGCTATCGTTATCATTTAGCACTCGTGGCACTTTTCAACGATCGCCGGAAAAGGAAATTATGCGTGTCACACTAACCACTTACAACACGTCATTGTTAGTCGACTTTTGCCACGTGGGTATGCTCCCGTTTGACAAGTGTCTGCGTCACCAGCACGTCACATCGGGTCCGACTTCGTACTCGAGTTGGcattgacgacgagcggAGTCGGGTTGCCAGTTGCCAGCTGCCAGTGGCTGTGGGTGTGGCTTGGTGGCATCGTTGGATTCGCTGGTCACCGAGGAAGACCACAAcccaacacccacaccccagcacggcggcggcggcggcggcggcggcggcggcatcgaccGCAGTCCGTGTCCGTCCTGCATCGGCCTTTCTCACTCAATCAacgcgctgtcgtcgtcgttgctaCCCCTGTCGTACCTGTTACTCATCCCGGGACCTTTGTCTTGGGAGCGAGCACCTTGGACCTACAATGCCCACCTTTTCGATGTGCAGACCGCATCTCGAGGACCGCGGATTAACGCTTCGCCTCGCAACTCGTCCGGTAAAGACGCGTGTTCGCGTCATGCAGGACATTCACAAACGTTGTTGCATGCTTCTGCTCTGAAACGCTGTTGACGGCAGCAGCCCTCGTTTACTGCTGtacgcctcgcctcgcgcctcgctaAAGCACGACGCGGTTGACGCTGACTGACGCTGGTCTCGACCCGGGCCTGCGGGCCATGACTTGACAGTGACTGTCTGCGGGCCGTTCCCAAACGGTCGGGCACCCTGTGTAGTGTGCACGAATATGATGGTAGCTAGCCTTAGTGCCAGGCCCAACGTAGCAAACGCGTATTTGATTAAAGGTGATTGTCTGCAGTCTTGCACTGTGACACGCCAGGGTCAAGGGCTCTCAGGACGGCCGTCAGTATGCCAGGAGCCAGGAGCACGGCGCGACTTTGGTTTGCATAGGCCACCCGCGTTCCGGGGGATTTTGATGCCAGGAATGTTTGTAGACGCGCGGAGAGATGGGCGCGTCAACCCCGCCGTCAACAAACAACACCCAGGGTCGACTGACGCCGGTTACCCTGACGCTGCACGAGCCTGTTTGGAACGAACAATGCAGTACGCGCAGTACGGCCTCGCGAGTCGCCCCTTACATGCACCCTCTTTGCGCCCAGTGTGACGTGCGTGTTTCATCAAAGTGCTCTGCTGAGGGCCAAAGGAGGCAGGCCATCGGCGTcgcccaccatcaccacccgGCACCCGGCACCCCTTCGGCTCGCCTTACCAAACGTTCGTTCCTTGCCACTAGACTTGCGTCTGGCGCCTCGCCAAGCAtgcaaggccggcgcgcgcacgaggtgGACCGAGGCATGATGGGACGGGCTGCAGTCCGactgtcctcgtcgtgcaCGTTGCTTCTGCAGACTCGCCCGCTAAGCTTCTGACGCGGCGCCAGACAGGTGGAGGAGCCCTGCTGGCCCTCGCTCACTTTCCTGGGTGGCCgtgacggccgccgcgctgcctcTCACACCCAGGTTGGGCCGAACCCCGTACCCGACCCAGCCCACCGCCGAGCCATGACAAGTCCGAGGTGCAGGCGCGAGGCAGAGAGAGAGCTAAGACTAATGGCACTGGTACTTCCGTTTGAACTCGGTGCAAATTACGCTTGTAAACCATCTCGTTCTGAcagagcgcgcgcgctgaaTCGCCGCTCATTGCtgttgtcgagcgcgtgcaTGGGCCTCGCGACTTGATGCCCCTCTCTTGTCACTTGTCGTTGTTGTACCGTACCTAAAtcgtttgttgttgttagTATTACTACTTGTCAATGCAAGGCACGTTACGCGCGCCTCTGtcagagcagcagcagcaggagcagtATCCAGTTCGACCCCGTCAGTTGGGACGATCCCATCTGGACCCAAGTTGGTCGATCGCGACCctttgtcgtcgtcgcgcttctGGGTTTCCTTGGCTCGTTCACCTCGCAggccctccccctccccctccccctccccctccccctccccctccccctccccctcccttcCTTCCCCTTAGCAAAGACGAGTTTTGAACCCTTTGGTtccgggggcggcggccaaaCCACGCAACAGCGACAACCACCACTTGCACACCTCGCTCCTCCGCCTGGACTACTTGCTGCCTgactgcggctgctgcctggctgcctaCCTACCTGCATACCTGCTTGTCTCAGCTTGCAcccctgcctgctgctgctaccacCACACCCCGGCACACCCgtctcaacctcgccgtccactacccacaccacacccacccaaaCCAAACCAAACCCAATACACCAAACCCACTCGTCGATTCACTCGTTGCTGCCTGGGCCTGCTgcactgcgcgcgcgcgttgcCTGGCACACACTCTCTCTCcacctctctctctcctcccccttcgcttgtcgcccgtcgccctcgccctctcggcctcgactcgCCTTGCACGCATCGCGACAGACTGGCGACTTGTATCAACAACACGAAAAGCCAAAACCTCAACATCCATACATAGATTAtaccccaccccacacccactccTACACATTCACATACACTTCTCGACAACCACcttcccccttcccccctccccctcccgccccgcATCACACAGATGTACGCAccggcaccgtcggcggcatcgtaCCAACCAGCGGCGGGCCCGTCACGGACGGCCCTCCCAATGTCTTCCTTCCCGTCACCCTCAGTCACGCAACAGCGTCAGCGGCCAAATCTAGACCAAGTCGCATCTTGGAACGAGCTCAACGGCTACGGACAAGCACCCTCAAGCTACAACGCAGGCCCAATGTCCCAGCcccagtcgtcgtcccaAGGCGCaaacggcgtcggcgtccgacgAGGACCGTCCGTGGACGAGTCCCAAGCGAAGCGCAACCCCCTCGATGACCTTGTCGAGACGGAAAAGGTCTACGTCGAGCAGCTGACGCTTGTCATTCGGGTGAGTACAGaccccgtcctcggcgtcttgCTAAGCTCCCCCTCCAGCGTGTCGCTGCCGCCTGGTCAAGACGCAACCTCCCACCCCCAAAGCTCGACGCCATGTTCCGCTGCATCGAGGCAGTGTACAGGGCCAACCGTGCCTTTGCCGTGGTAAGCACCTCGGGTCGAGTTAAGGCCGTCTTTGTCCTAGGGGTAAGCTGACACCTTTTGCTACAGCGGTTGAAGGACATTGCAGCCAACCCTGCCAATGCAAAGGCGCTGGGAGACTTGCTGATGCGATGGGTGCGTGGCTGGCTTTCGCACCGTCGCACGTTCCTTTCATGGGCTGACCTGGTGATATCAGATTGATGACCTCGAGCCCTCATATGGCCGCTACGGCACCATCTACCTCTCCGGCTTCGACTCGTACCAGCCCGTCTCGGGAAACCCAGGCCTCGCACCGATTCTCGATGAGGTGACAATCTCGTGtccaccctcgccgcccgtgcAGCGTTGGACTCTGGACGCACTCTTCATTCTTCCCTACACTCGCTTGCGGTACTACCGAAAGCTCTACACTCGTCTCCTCAAGAACACTCAGGAGGGACGCAGCGACCACAGGCTtctcgccaacgccaacgagCGTCTTGAGACTCTGATCGCAGACGTTGAACGCAGGCTGGAGCTCGATGTCTCAGAGGAAGACCCTGCAACCGCCAACCCGaacggccgcgccgccgcccctgcccTGGAGCAGGCTTGGCCGAATGAGAAGCAGCAACTCCAGTCTCGCAACAGCGGAGGTAACGGTAGCTCGGCGGACACACACTCGCAGTAAGTCGGTGGTGACCGCAGATCTGGGCTGCTATACGCGTATTAACTAAATCGAGGGCTTCGTCTTCGTTCACCAGTCGCAAGGAAAGCAGCCGCACCTCTGCTACCTCCGCACCGCCAAGCACTGCAGCCTCCCCTGGCCGCGCCCCTCCCTTGACCGTGACAACTGCGGACTCTCCGATCACTGACTT
Encoded here:
- the Kdm5a gene encoding Lysine-specific demethylase 5A, whose amino-acid sequence is MAIDDAVPAAAATGASTPVPKGPSPPLSTDSRRTSSRRSPTKQQPPQPQTPARSTRSLSGKASSENPQNPSTPASASRLKSETKKRKPTFVTCLTFPEVGSQPTTIVKEEPDAGGRSQRKSKVEAMNKIDRAGTPTAVASAPAATSFVPPPPPPAGPSVSRNPLKKPQVVNPPFDIHSVRTSAPSDPGPTNEPRLFDLPTCPEYRPTSDEFRDPMAYIESIAPEAKKYGICKIVPPEGWQMPFELDTESFRFRTRLQRLNSIEAASRAKINFLEQLSMFHMQQGDSKAHIPVIDRKLLDLWRLRKEVNKLGGIDEVNRLKAWTKITDLLGYNTTSSPQVKAAYTRIILPFELFALRAKNSPDSPLTPLPHASANGKQHSAPPASGKMSPGTPTTAPQGRMNGMRPSPRTSPRGRMGSLSSAPSVLNSMATGAEAGPSSTSASGALGPAAKIRITIPAGMGQAKASSSRSSDTELSELTELSDVESSRSGSNTSSPDGPTKYEKGEVCEICGLGNHASKILLCDGCDRGFHTYCLDPPLASVPANDEWFCTACLLGTGDDYGFDEGEDHSLPTFQARDAAFTEAWFNRFAQNHSTPGRFSRQVGNISVSEADVEREFWRLVESQDDTVEVEYGADVHSTTHGSAAPTLETNPTSAFAHDPWNLNNMAIVQDSLLRYIKSDISGMTVPWIYVGMLFSTFCWHNEDHYTYSVNYMFWGETKTWYGVPGADAHKLEAAMKGEAPELFEQQPALLYQLVTMMNPGRLKQEGVDVYACDQRPNEFVITFPKAYHCGFNHGLNFNEAVNFALPDWLPEGKESVVCYKQHSKAPVFSHNELLITITLYSDTIKTALWLQDSLKGMVADENARRTRLREAVPDLKESLVEEDVPEEQYQCCVCKGFCYLSQVTCTCTKLVTCLDHGELLCNHDWSTKILRKRFSENQLEDILDAVVARASQPEQWQARLDSLLDVARPPLKAIRQLVTDGERIAYPLPDLDALRQFSTRASAWVDRAIAIGTRKSTGRRRKGRQSEGADDEDVDRSPEGIKALLDEAERLAFDAPEILQLKQTLASIDSFRAQAHEILNTPDSELTYQQCETAIILGESLNVELPEVASLSTIAARLEWYHKVEEEVDDRALQYSDIVNLLDDAERFGIPQDHHAVLELRAREQKGAQWKHKVDNLLSSHSIAISDISNLIEGQEYTPTSLETMRNLENMRKTALHWQTTANSILVSNGSMASAQRLVKAVKASHGPLQRIHIPEVTKLQGELDFSAKWLKEVSEYINVPVNKVNASLSTLLSEIEGHLDPDDDYPNSQHSCFCRDAPTATMVVCQTCNGSYHPKCVGVSATSARAVATASETFRCQMCENLQYDDRPSLNTLGGYADPVKWAFVIRPPEFGLLETTLAMVVRYCSLLVPHIDPYKVGTKVNVEQVCHFLRKMWTLPVVLDAVNRTDNEHVVFEEWLYRRLREGLSNGVSNGKVARTRARRPKFQVNGVYPKEFACLCAGVPPLDALLTVECSKCAQGFHLSCAKAPLSALQGTPWRCPFCTVKDGKPPIKGVDLRIQMEAKVGTDDFVDWRKTMATYAEDPIVVRMPPNPDAVVLICHRFFPPALPDNFERPVWVEPEETDGRRKRRKTDPAPQAAAAPKVAPPAPVAPPPPTVQHRDAPPNKPVPERLPHHANGTTSAPVAQAAAPARPLHPAVVAAVNGGAFNSPPPNPAPHSHLLPPPPSSHQPPPHQSAPHPSQNLPAQNVRQNGRYYYPTHSIVPWQNSDMFSQFQVAAGAGGAGGAGGPSPPRNNTHSHSPPGTGSPDHPRTDGPLPPARLPPPLSAEPAVPTLPAKRPHHALEDAAASIPATLPPAPIAHRSPPAAAADVAGPR